The proteins below are encoded in one region of Neodiprion virginianus isolate iyNeoVirg1 chromosome 7, iyNeoVirg1.1, whole genome shotgun sequence:
- the LOC124309424 gene encoding uncharacterized protein LOC124309424: MHKNNNVIPQVVAPAQGKATLGSDRVKTPVAYGSGTVSEGRKLCKNQVTTTATKTADTKTGTADRTTLGHQRRDRTDSVSITGSGASCASAVSTIGTKTRITDDMDLTDLLLLIHSTATRMAEAAAIQKNMNMSVKLGIKTILEAADTDNETTETDVETEQRTQNTPRTKRKREVTGTTPESSQKRATDAEPVADWQTVTRTKKEKKKRKTRTDGTNATTDTTAGAEGRRAAPKHWGTTVLVKPENDTTYSDIVRKIRTTVDPAKSHVKVTTLRKTKNGLCLLKIKTDANGQDDFRRVLQDAVGDAGNVRTGTFRVQLEIVDLDWVRTRNDVIQALRRETGRDADFGVHIFGPNRAEQFMAVCDLESQEARALLGRGRIGIGWVACRVRPRLTVTKCHKCLGYGHTKAKCKNTDRTKCYRKCGVTGHYATDYKDRPACPLCAEAGHGDVAHLAGSERCAVYRDWITNKTKTAAIWVRGAARVRITARGVRDDYVWARVGAVTYVSVYLTPNCAAAEFQAKVALLEDGLRDLPGDLVVAEDLNARAVKWGMTVTNRRGRQLLEMAARLDLVVANTGDVPTYRRPGFGDSIPDVTMTTDRTLPRIGRWRVLEGYTASDHQYIAFEVAGETRTTRTRTGHPPRWNVDKLDVLKFSAAAPAPITDVRPELTGRQRAERLADETAKLTTRLCDSTMPKRQYGRNRPPQYWWTDEIAELRKSCLAKRRRVTRAGGRSERETLQAEYKTERKRLTYAIRDSKTRCRKKLCEEVDRDPWGAGDNIVTGRLGARIPPELKDAETARRIVDGLFPTHPTRTDATNDVETVAPLVFTAEELVGATKAMRRGEAPGPDGVPAEVLRPMAILRPEILLDLYNTCLTTGTFSDRWKVARLVLIPKGKGDPSTPSAYRPLSLLDTTGKLFEQLLRPRLTDAIQDGGGLSYQQFSFRRGRSTIRAIQEVVDFFRSTDRHCHAARPVALLVTLDFKNAFNSARWVDILGSLRGDFGVPPYLLRVVEDYLWNIRLTYETNEGQVTRQITAGAAQGSILGPDFWNAMYDSLLRLELPLGVRLVAYAHDVAAVIVERTPDLAQYALNQTMRRVGR; encoded by the exons ATGCACAAGAATAACAACGTTATACCTCAGGTGGTAGCCCCAGCACAGGGGAAAGCCACCCTGGGTTCCGATCGGGTGAAAACCCCGGTGGCCTATGGCAGCGGCACGGTTTCTGAGGGCCGCAAATTGTGCAAAAACCAGGTGACAACGACGGCAACAAAGACAGCGGACACGAAAACTGGAACAGCGGACAGGACGACACTGGGACACCAACGACGAGACAGGACGGACAGCGTGTCGATCACGGGCAGCGGAGCGAGTTGCGCTTCCGCTGTATCCACGATCGGCACGAAGACACGAATCACGGACGATATGGACCTGACGGACCTATTGTTACTGATCCACAGCACGGCGACAAGGATGGCCGAGGCAGCAGCTATCcaaaaaaacatgaatatgTCCGTTAAATTGGGCATCAAGACCATCCTCGAGGCTGCCGAC ACGGACAACGAGACGACGGAGACAGACGTTGAGACTGAACAACGGACACAAAACACTCCGCGGACGAAACGGAAACGGGAGGTGACTGGAACCACTCCGGAATCCTCTCAGAAGAGGGCAACGGATGCGGAACCGGTCGCTGACTGGCAGACAGTGACGAggacaaaaaaagaaaaaaagaaacggaagacGCGGACGGACGGGACGAACGCGACAACGGATACGACGGCCGGGGCTGAGGGGCGCAGAGCGGCTCCCAAACACTGGGGGACGACGGTGCTCGTCAAACCCGAGAACGACACGACGTACTCCGACATTGTGAGGAAGATACGGACCACGGTCGACCCTGCGAAGAGTCACGTTAAAGTGACGACTCTCAGAAAGACGAAGAATGGTCTGTGTCTTCTGAAGATAAAGACAGACGCCAACGGACAGGACGACTTCCGACGCGTCCTGCAGGACGCAGTCGGCGACGCAGGCAACGTCAGGACCGGGACCTTCAGGGTGCAACTGGAGATCGTGGATCTTGACTGGGTCAGGACCAGAAACGACGTAATACAGGCACTGCGACGAGAGACGGGACGAGACGCGGACTTTGGGGTCCACATCTTCGGCCCGAACCGGGCGGAGCAGTTTATGGCCGTATGCGACCTAGAGTCGCAGGAAGCCAGAGCGCTGCTCGGCCGGGGACGGATCGGGATTGGATGGGTAGCTTGCCGCGTCCGACCACGACTGACGGTGACAAAATGCCACAAGTGCCTGGGATACGGGCACACGAAGGCTAAATGCAAAAATACAGACCGGACGAAGTGCTACAGGAAATGTGGCGTGACAGGACATTACGCCACGGACTATAAGGACAGACCGGCCTGCCCACTGTGCGCCGAGGCGGGACACGGCGATGTGGCGCATCTCGCGGGCTCCGAGAGGTGCGCGGTGTACCGG GATTGGATCACGAACAAGACCAAGACAGCGGCTATCTGGGTGAGGGGCGCTGCCCGAGTCCGGATAACTGCTCGTGGCGTCAGGGACGACTACGTCTGGGCTAGGGTGGGCGCTGTCACTTACGTCAGCGTCTACCTGACCCCAAACTGCGCTGCGGCGGAGTTCCAGGCAAAGGTTGCGCTCCTCGAGGACGGACTCAGGGACCTGCCCGGGGACCTCGTGGTCGCGGAGGACCTCAACGCGAGGGCGGTCAAGTGGGGCATGACGGTGACGAACAGACGCGGACGGCAGCTGCTGGAGATGGCCGCAAGGCTGGACCTAGTGGTGGCAAACACAGGAGACGTACCAACGTACAGACGGCCGGGATTTGGAGACTCCATCCCGGACGTAACGATGACGACGGACAGAACTCTGCCACGGATAGGGCGGTGGCGGGTGCTCGAGGGCTACACGGCCAGCGACCATCAGTACATCGCCTTCGAAGTGGCAGGAGAGACAAGgacgacacggacgaggaccGGGCACCCCCCGCGGTGGAACGTAGACAAACTCGACGTACTGAAGTTCTCGGCGGCAGCGCCGGCCCCAATTACCGACGTCCGCCCAGAGCTGACTGGCCGGCAAAGGGCGGAAAGACTAGCGGACGAGACGGCCAAACTGACGACGCGGCTGTGCGACAGCACAATGCCGAAACGACAGTACGGACGTAACAGACCACCACAATACTGGTGGACGGACGAGATAGCCGAGCTGCGGAAGAGTTGCCTGGCGAAACGACGACGGGTTACGAGGGCTGGAGGGAGATCCGAGAGGGAAACCCTTCAGGCCGAGTACAAGACTGAACGGAAACGACTGACGTACGCCATCAGAGACAGCAAGACGCGATGCCGGAAGAAGCTCTGCGAGGAGGTGGACCGCGACCCTTGGGGTGCCGGTGACAATATTGTGACTGGTAGGCTGGGGGCCCGGATCCCGCCAGAACTCAAGGATGCTGAAACCGCACGACGGATCGTCGACGGACTGTTCCCGACGCACCCGACGCGTACGGACGCGACAAACGACGTCGAGACGGTGGCGCCCCTCGTCTTCACCGCCGAGGAGCTCGTCGGAGCGACCAAAGCAATGAGGAGGGGTGAGGCGCCAGGACCGGACGGGGTACCGGCGGAGGTTCTTCGGCCGATGGCGATCCTGAGGCCGGAGATACTTCTTGACCTCTACAACACGTGCCTTACGACAGGGACATTCAGCGACCGGTGGAAGGTGGCGAGGTTGGTCCTTATCCCAAAGGGTAAGGGTGACCCCAGCACGCCGTCGGCCTACCGGCCGCTGAGCTTACTGGACACGACAGGGAAACTGTTCGAACAGCTTCTGCGACCACGACTTACGGACGCGATACAGGACGGCGGGGGCCTCTCTTACCAGCAGTTCAGCTTCCGGAGGGGTCGATCAACGATTAGAGCGATCCAAGAGGTGGTTGACTTCTTTCGGTCGACAGACAGACATTGCCACGCTGCGCGACCCGTCGCGCTGCTGGTGACACTTGACTTTAAGAACGCCTTCAACTCGGCCAGGTGGGTGGATATCCTAGGGTCGCTGAGAGGCGACTTCGGGGTCCCGCCTTACTTGCTCCGGGTTGTTGAAGACTACCTTTGGAATATACGACTGACGTACGAAACGAACGAAGGCCAAGTGACGCGACAGATCACCGCGGGGGCTGCTCAAGGTTCCATACTAGGACCTGACTTTTGGAACGCGATGTATGACAGCCTGCTCAGACTGGAGCTCCCACTCGGCGTTCGCCTGGTTGCTTACGCTCACGACGTGGCGGCAGTGATAGTCGAGCGAACTCCAGATCTGGCACAATACGCACTGAACCAGACCATGAGACGAGTCGGACGGTAG